DNA from Planctomycetota bacterium:
CGATTGACTGAAGGTCCGATAATGCAGCGTCTTCATCCCCGGAACGGGCGATTGAGCCCGTATTTGCCGCAGTATGCGTTGGGTTGGTGGGGATTGGCGCGCTCGCGCGGGCCGCGGCTTCACCGGGCGCTGGCTCTCGCCGCGCGGGGCCCGCGGGCACCTCGACGGGCACGTGTACATGCAACAGGCTGGTCAACCCGCGTCCGAGCCGGCGCGGCTTGGCCGCGTCCGTTCCGCTTGCGCTCGCGTCCATGCGAATCTCCTTGGTAGAGTCATCATTCAAGCACCGCTGTCATCACGTGGAACCGACAACCATGCCGTCAGAATCGCTCGACATCGAAGTCATCGCGCGGGGCGTGCTCCTCGCGGGCGACTACGTACTCCTGTGCCGCTCCGTCCCGGGCGGCTACCGGTACCTCCCCGGCGGGCACGTCGAGTTCGGCGAGGCCGCGCACGCCGCGCTCGCGCGTGAGTTCGCGGAGGAGTCGGACCTGCCGGTGCGCGTGGGTCGGTGCGTGCACGTGGATGAACATGTCTTTCGGCAGAAGAGCCGCCTCCGCCACGAAATCAACGTGACGTTCCACGTGGAACAGGCCACGCCGGGCGCAGGCGCCGGTGCCGAAGTGGCGGGGCAGAACACGGCGGCCCCGGCGCCGGTCGCGAGTCGCGAGCCGGACATCGCGTTCGACTGGGTCTCGGTGCGCGAGCTCGACAGCGCGGACCTGCGCCCCACCGCCGCGGCCGAGATCATCCGGCGCGTGCACGGGTTCCCGCACGACCCGTTCGCGCGATGGTCGTCCGCCGTCGAGTAGCGTTCCACGTGGAACACGACGCGTGCCGCGCTCCGACGCGCGGGCGGAGGTCGGTTCTGTTCCACGTGGAACGTGTGCCGCGGAGCGGCGGCGGCGAGCCGCGATTGTCCATGCGCCGCGGGAACCACGCCGCGGCGTGCGCGCTGCCAGACCGATCACTCGCCCGCGTGGGCCGGCAGCAGCACCGTGTCTTCGGGCGCGAGCGTCACGAACACGTGCGAGCCGGGCGCGTCGAACGGCAGCGACGCCGGGGGATTCAGCACCGCGGCACGAATCACCTGGCCGCTCACGAGTTGCACCGAGTACTGCGCTGTGTCGCCCAGGTAGATTCGTTCTCGGACCTTGCCCTCAAGTCCTGGTCCGTCCGGCGCGAGGCGGACACCTTCGGGCCGGACCGAGACGAGCGCCGCCGACCCGGCCGCGGGGGGCGCGTCCGGGCTCACGGCCTCCACCACCCCGGCCGCGGTGCGCACGCGGACATGCACTCCGCCCGCAGAGGAGTGGGGGAGCGCCTGCACCTCGACCGCCCCTTCCAGAATATTTGTTTCACCAAGGAATTCAGCGACGAACCGCGTTCGCGGCCTGCGGTACAGGGCCGCCGGCGAACCCGCCTGTACCACCTTCCCCGCCGCCATCACCGCGACCCGGTCGGCCATGCTCAGCGCCTCCTTCTGGTCATGGGTGACGTAGACCGTGGTTATCCCTGAGTCCTTGCAGACGCGGCGGATTTCGGAGCGCAGTTCGAGGCGGAGTTTGGCGTCGAGGTTCGACAGCGGCTCGTCGAGCAGCAGCACGCTGGGGCGGATGACCATGGCGCGGGCGAGCGCGACGCGCTGCTGCTGCCCGCCGCTGAGCTGCGTCGGGCGCCGGGCGGCGAGATGGTCCATGCGGACGGCGGTGAGCGCTTCGCCGACGCGCCGCTCGCGCTCGTCGCGCGGGAGGCCCCGCACCTCGAGCCCGAAGGCGACGTTCTGCGCGACCGTCATGTGCGGCCACAGCGCGTACGACTGGAACACCATGCCCGTGTTGCGCTTCTCGGGCGCCAGGTGCGTGACGTCGCGCGTGCCCGACGGCTCGCGGAAGTGGATCGAGCCGCCGGTGGGCTCGATGAACCCGGCGATCATGCGCAGCAGCGTGGTCTTGCCGCAGCCCGAGGGCCCGAGCAGGAAGAAGAGCTCGCCCGGCTCGATGGTGAGCGACACGCCGTCGACCGCGGCGGTGGGGCGGCCTCCGTCCACGGACGGGAAGACCTTCGTCAGCGCCTGGATGTCGATCGCGGTGGACACGGGCACGGAGCGTAGCAGACAGGGGGCGTTCGATCAGGAGTCGTGCAGCGACATCATGAACGCGATGGCACCAGCGGACGGCGAAGGTGCGTCTGCGACCGCACGAAAGCCGCACGCGAGGTGGGCGGGCACGCTGATCTCTGCGAACTCTGGCGCGGTATCGCTGGCGAACTCGCGAAGCCCGCGTTGGACGGCCCATCGCCGCGCGCCATCGACCAGCGCTCGGCCGACGCCACCGACGCGGGATTCGGGGCGGACATACCAGCCTTCGAGATACGCGACGGGAGACGTTCGGCAGCCAGCCGCGGCCTCGCGGACCGAGACCTCGGCGAAGCCAATCGCCCGAGCCGGTTCGTCGACGACGGCGATGAGCACAATGTGAGGTATGTTGTCGATGGTTCCATCGACGAAGTACCGCTCGATCTCGCTCGCGTGCGTGCTGGCTTCGTCGGGCCACAGCGCGGCACGGAGCTCGAGCCATTGCTCAAGATCGTCGGGCTGTGCGGGCCGAACAAGCACGATCTCGATTCCTCGCTGTGCGGTGCGATTCGACGCGTCCCGCATCATGGCCGGGCGGCGCAGCGCTTGTCCTGGTGGACGCTGCCCGCGACGGGCTCGATGGGCGTCAACCTCGCGGAGTTTTCGTCTGCGGCCGGGTGGTGGTCGCGCTCATGTGACGGCAACCGCCAACCGGGCGCCGCGCCTACTTCGGCGCCGCGATGGACGCCTCGAAGGTGGGGCGGCCGCCCATGATCTTGAGGACGACGGCGTCCTTGGTGGCGTTGCGTGCGGGGTCGATGGAGATATTGCCGGTGACGCCCGGGAAGTTCTTGGTGGCGTTGATGGCGTCGGCGAGGTCCTTGCCGTGGAGGGAGGGCGCGCGGTCCATGGCGTCGAAGAGCAGGCGGGCGGCGTCGTAGCCGAGGGCGGCGAGGCCGTCGGGAACCTTCGCGTACGTCTCCTGGTACTTCTTGACGAAGGCCTGGACTTCGGGGCGGGTGTCTTCGTGCGAGTAGTGGTTGGAGAAGTACGAGCCGTCGAGCGCGTCGCCGGCGTTCTTGAGTTCCTCGCTGTCCCAGCCGTCGCCGCCGATGAGCGGGACGTTGAGCCCGAGGCGGCGGGCCTGGCGGGCGATGTTGACGACCTCGGTGTAGTAGCCGGGGACGTAGATGAAGTCGGGGTTCTTGGCGCGGATGGCGGTGAGCTGGGCGGAGAAGTCGTTGTCGCCGTCGCCGTAGGCCTGCTCGATGACGACCTCGCCCCCCATCGACGCGAAGGACTCCTTGAAGTTGCGGTTGAGCCCGGCGGAGTAGGCCTGGGCGCGGTTGTAGAGCGTGGCGGCCTTGGAGAGCTTCAGGTTCTCGCGCGCGAACTTGGCGCCGACGTACCCCTGGAAGGGATCGATGAAGCACACGCGCGAGATCATGTCGCCGACGCTGGTGACGTCGGGGTTCGTGCTGCTGGGGGTGATCATCGGGACGCCGAACTGCTGGGCCTTGGGGGCGCCCGCGAGCGAGCGCGACGAGGCCACCTCGCCGATCAGCGCGACCACCTTGTCCTGCTGGATCAGCCGGGTCACCACGGTGGTGGTTTCCTGCTGCTTGCCCTGGTTGTCGTAAGTGATGAGTTCGACCTGGCGGCCCTTGACGCCCCCGTCGGCGTTGCGTTCGGCGATCGCGAGCTGGATGCCGTTGTCGGTCGAGACGCCGAAGGTGGCCTCCGAGCCGGTCATGCTGGCGAAGTGCCCGATCTTGATGGGCCCGGAGCCGGTGTCGTGGGTGTTGCCGGCGCCCTTGGTGGTGGCGCCGCCCGAGCCGCCCGCGGCCGGACCGGGGTTGGAGTCGGTCGCGCCCGCGGCGCCGCTCGAAGAGGTGTTCGTCGTCTCGCCGCCCTTCTTGTCCTCGCACCCAACGCCGAAGGCGACGAACGCGAGCATGGCGCAGAGGGTGAGGAGCGAGAGGAAACCGGAGCGGAGAATGGTGGGGGGGGTGCGGGTCATGGTCGTCTCGCTGGGGCGCGGGGATATGCGTGGGCGGCCGAACGCCGGAGCCCCAACGCCGCGCTGCATTGGGGCAGGGTATCGAGTTCGCGGCGGGCGTGCAGCGGGAGCGCTTGACACGCGTGGTAGCCTTGGCGGCATGACGACCTTCAGGAATCGGCGCGCCCTCGCGGGCGCGGTGGCGCTGTCGCTCGCGTGTGTGGCCGGGGCGCAGGTGGTGCGTTCGGCGGCGGAGGTCGTCCGCGAGGGCGACCCGGTCGCGGGCATGCCCGGCTGGAGCATCGCGGGCATCAACACGCCCTTCACGAACACCGACGGCACCGTCGGGTTCACCGGCTCGATCGTCGGCGAGACGACGATCAACTATGTCTGGTACGACACGGGCATCGTCTGGCTCAACACCGACGCGGCACCCGCGTTCATCCTGAGCGGCGCGGAAGACACCAGCGGCGTGGGCGCGAACGGCGCGTTCCTCTACAGCACCGCCGCCACGCCCGCCGGCGGCACAAGCGAGGACGCCGTCTGGTCGCACCTGGGCCTGGTGGCCCGCGGCACGGAGCAGATCCCCGGCCTTGAGGACCGCTTCTACGTCGCCTGCTCGCGCACCACCATGTTCGGCGCGAACTTCGGCGCGTTCGTCAGCACCACCTCCACGACCGCGGGCGGGAGCACCACCGGGCGGGCGCTCATGCGCTGGAACCCCACCGACGGCGCCACGGTCGTCTTCAAGACCGGCGACGTCGTCTTCCCCGCGCCCGACGACTTCGCCATCGCCTTCGCCTCGCCCACGATCGCCTTCGCCTACGACTTCTCCGACAACGGGCTGCACCACGTGCACCTGATCGGGCTCGTCACGGGCTCGACCGCCAACGACGCGTACATCTACAAGGACGGGATGCCCCTCCTGCGCGAGGGGTCGCTCGTGCCCGGCACCACCATCGATGAGCGCTGGCAGAACTTCTCGGGCATGTCGATCAACAACGACGGCACGTCGCTGGTGTTCGGCGATACCAGCGGCCCGGCGGCGGCCGACGCGTTCCTCGCCGTCAACGGCGACATCACGCTCCGCGAGGGCGAATCCACCGTCGGCGGGGTGCTGCTCGATTTCGGCTCGTCGTGCCTGGGCGCCAGCATCAACAACCTCGGACGCGTCGTGCACGTGTGGAACGTCGCCTCGAGCACCAACCGCACCGTGTTCGCGGGCGACGTGACGAACCTCGCCGCCGGGTGCGCGATCGTCGCGCACGGCGATCAGCTCGACATTACCGGCGACGGCGCGGGCGATCGCGTCGTCACGAACATCCAGGTCTCGCAGACCACCAGCCCGGGCCTGGACCTCGCGGAAGACGGCGTGGTCTACATCCGCATGGAAACGACCGACCTGC
Protein-coding regions in this window:
- a CDS encoding NUDIX domain-containing protein; translated protein: MPSESLDIEVIARGVLLAGDYVLLCRSVPGGYRYLPGGHVEFGEAAHAALAREFAEESDLPVRVGRCVHVDEHVFRQKSRLRHEINVTFHVEQATPGAGAGAEVAGQNTAAPAPVASREPDIAFDWVSVRELDSADLRPTAAAEIIRRVHGFPHDPFARWSSAVE
- a CDS encoding ABC transporter ATP-binding protein, which produces MTKVFPSVDGGRPTAAVDGVSLTIEPGELFFLLGPSGCGKTTLLRMIAGFIEPTGGSIHFREPSGTRDVTHLAPEKRNTGMVFQSYALWPHMTVAQNVAFGLEVRGLPRDERERRVGEALTAVRMDHLAARRPTQLSGGQQQRVALARAMVIRPSVLLLDEPLSNLDAKLRLELRSEIRRVCKDSGITTVYVTHDQKEALSMADRVAVMAAGKVVQAGSPAALYRRPRTRFVAEFLGETNILEGAVEVQALPHSSAGGVHVRVRTAAGVVEAVSPDAPPAAGSAALVSVRPEGVRLAPDGPGLEGKVRERIYLGDTAQYSVQLVSGQVIRAAVLNPPASLPFDAPGSHVFVTLAPEDTVLLPAHAGE
- a CDS encoding GNAT family N-acetyltransferase, giving the protein MMRDASNRTAQRGIEIVLVRPAQPDDLEQWLELRAALWPDEASTHASEIERYFVDGTIDNIPHIVLIAVVDEPARAIGFAEVSVREAAAGCRTSPVAYLEGWYVRPESRVGGVGRALVDGARRWAVQRGLREFASDTAPEFAEISVPAHLACGFRAVADAPSPSAGAIAFMMSLHDS
- a CDS encoding ABC transporter substrate-binding protein — protein: MTRTPPTILRSGFLSLLTLCAMLAFVAFGVGCEDKKGGETTNTSSSGAAGATDSNPGPAAGGSGGATTKGAGNTHDTGSGPIKIGHFASMTGSEATFGVSTDNGIQLAIAERNADGGVKGRQVELITYDNQGKQQETTTVVTRLIQQDKVVALIGEVASSRSLAGAPKAQQFGVPMITPSSTNPDVTSVGDMISRVCFIDPFQGYVGAKFARENLKLSKAATLYNRAQAYSAGLNRNFKESFASMGGEVVIEQAYGDGDNDFSAQLTAIRAKNPDFIYVPGYYTEVVNIARQARRLGLNVPLIGGDGWDSEELKNAGDALDGSYFSNHYSHEDTRPEVQAFVKKYQETYAKVPDGLAALGYDAARLLFDAMDRAPSLHGKDLADAINATKNFPGVTGNISIDPARNATKDAVVLKIMGGRPTFEASIAAPK